aaatgTGTAGATTTTGTCAAATGTTGTGACGATTTTAATTATTGGTAGCGATTGTTTTTTCAcgatttttaaaacattttggttGTGATTTTCAATTTGGCTTGTGATTTCAATTTTGCTGGCGATTTTAATTTCGGTAGCGATTTCAATTTTGATGGCAATTTCAATTTGGCGGCAATTTCAATTTGGAGCACAATTTCCAATTTTGACGTTGTCACAGCGTTCTCgtccccccgtgatctcgccccccccccgagCGGCGAGaacactagcgttttcgcccccctttagcgttgtCGCCCCCCCTCTCATACCCGCCAGTGTTTTCGTCCCCCTTAAGAACACTGCTTCTCGGagggttctcaagagcaactgGTTACTACATAAATCAActataaatcaacaccatctatggtacggaatacgtcagctatatgttttcaatttgtcacagtattttctatcttatgcaggaaacatttccaaagcagtaacaaaaacacaagtgaataatagtttctcattataaacactatctacgcgcaagttcatatacctattgcgaaatgctacaaaacactggtaaagttccagaaacacgggtaaaacaccagttcctaaatactagaaaaacagtcatattggaggtgaagatacccatagGCTAGGTGCTATAtgcgatattctaatgaataccttatctacataactaataaagacattttatacttcttttgtggtcaattcatggtagaggcttcatattggagatatataggttgcttgaggacaggtgaatacaatgaaatacatcttatgtcgagaccCAATGTTAggacatttgcataaatcaaaaGAACTTAGAGGTGTTGGCTATCAAGTTGCTAGTAGTTGTACAGTAGCCAAACAGTAGAAGGGCTGTGCATAAAGCTTGATTTAATTAGGCAAGTATCATTATTAatagacctgtacctgaattccTCATCCAAAGACACTTTTCTACCTGTTATGTTTTTTCATATGCCTGTACAAGTTAGCTGTAGTATCAGTCCTATAACAACATTCCCCACATAAGTAGggcttttctccggtgtgtttgtTCATGTGCTGTTTCAGGCAGTACTTTCGCGTTGATGAATACTCgcacttgtcacacttgtagggtttcacGCTCGAGTGTGTTCTCTTGTGTGCGGACAGGTTCGCCCTAACAGCTGTCATGTACCCACACTCCACgcatatgtagggtttctccccagtgtggtTGATCATGACGTGTTGAAGGAGATCAcctttccgtgcagcagaaaaCTCGCACTGGTTACATCTGTACGGTTTCTCGCCcgtatgttttctcatgtgtaCAGATAGTGCAGACCTTACGGcggtcctgtatccgcactccccacacatgtgaGGTCTCTCACTGGTGTGTTTTATCATAATGTGTTGGTCCAAGTCGCCCTTTTGTGCAGcggagtagtcacactggtcacacttgtagggtttctcaccggtgtgttttctcatgtgACGTGAAAGGTGGGACTTGTAAGGTGCCACGTAGCCACACTCCTTACAAGCATATTTCCccacaaacctggtcctcttCTCCTTACAGTGTAGAGGAGATGAGACTCTTTCCTCAGGTTTGATTGACATTTCTGTCCAAGACACGTCATCATCCTGTTGCCTTTTCATGTCAGCCGTCTGGTTGTCTACTAGTACGTATCTTGTCTCCTTCTCAGGATGACAAGTAGGCACATGCAGGTTCTCAATGGGTGGTGCACATGTTGGCTCCTCCATGTTCTAATACCTTTCAGAGATATTGAAATATAAATTATAAATCAAgaatgagattttttttctttcattattcATTTCAATTAGGATATACTCTAGAAAAAATTACATAGAACAAATTAACATGTTCAGCCATGCAAAAGCATTAACTGGCAGtgcttctatatatatatataaagaaaaaaCCTTTCTGTACACAATTGTCTCATAAACTGTTATTTTCCTGTGCCataatttcaattttgtatCGTTTAGGAAATATGTGTGTTAAGTAGGATCACGGAAGACAGTGAGGCGAAATAGCTACAATGTAAATTCTCAAGCTAATATTGTGGATCTTAAGAAACTCAATATTTTCTATCTAAAACAATAGCTAGTACATTTCTATCACTTGATCGATATACATTCCTCTTTTTTTCGACCTCCCCCTTTCGCCTCCTCCGCTAGTTGTCTCGCGTTCGGACATATAATGTGGCAAACGCATGACCCAATGAGCGAAAGTAACGAGTACAGAGCTTACCTATTGGTTAAAAATTAGCCTATTGATGTTTGAAAGGCGTCAAAAATCTCATTTCATTCTCCCAGCAAGCGAAATGGTGGATGACACCGGAAGTATGCAAGCTAAGGCCGAGTAAGGGTCAAAGTTGACAGACCTGATGACCCACGTCAAACCACACGTCACAGCAGAACGCTTTCATCAAGCACTCGTTTAGATCCGGATATAGATGACAAAAGAACTTtctcataaaaaaattatcttgTATAGATGTTTCTCAGTATTCAACTCTTTTGAAGATTACCCGTTCTGTTTTGGGGGTTTCAGCGCACTctacagtaacgttacacactTACACTGTACACACTTTAATACAGAATAGTACAGACAGACGAAGACACAGTACTTAAGGTGATTTAAGAATATGACAACATGTCAGCTATATTGAAATGATTAACACTTATCCTACTGGTTGAAAGTTGAAccgtaatttccaacacaaaaattggtcTGATCATGACCCAAATTTTGAGCAGTGCAACAACCTTGGTCTTATGATAAGGTTAGGTTTCTTGGACACAAATGCCCAAGTTAGAAGTTTCACATAGCATACAGTCCCACTGGAGAAATTTATAATCTTTGACACAAAATAAGAATAAATTTATTTGCAAGAGGAAAATGATGATCCATCTACATCAGGGTTTACAATTATCCCTAAAAGAGATGGGGGCCAAGTAGACTTCCTGTAACTTATGTTCCACTGTTCATCGGGGCAattgttctatctgcataaagtGGTTGTGACCattaactatgaattgatatgtacaTGAACATGAAATGCATCATAGCTAAAACAAAGACCAGAGAGTGAACAGATGATTCAAAGTCATGTTTATTTACAAATTACTTCAAGGCTACAAAATACAACAGGCTAGGAGTAGAATCAAAGGGCAGTCATTTATTGCTATGACAGTAAATGACTGGAATGCCCAACCCTGCCAAATGGTTGAAGCAAAAATGTGActtataaaaataacacaaaaacaatGTTCCACAGACAATTGAAAAACACCACGTACAAAACGTGAACACTGACTGGGGCTCTACAGGCAGTACCCACCCAAATTATCAAAGACGGTAttcagaaactacatgtatgtgatggtGTCCATTGTTGACATGTCAACAAGCATTGCTAAACTGTATTTGTGTGACATACACTCTGAAAgttgaaacagtaaatacatctCAACATCTTAATGCTCACACTTGATGGTACACTTTTTTTACAAGTACTACTACATATGAAGGGATACAAACATTGTACACCACCACCATCTaccattactactactactaccattACCCAGAAAAGTGCCACTGGTTTATTACCAATACTTTTAGTTGTACAGTCTTTCTTGCccttctgtgcagcagaatagtttTAGTGATCAAAATTATGTCCTAGTCTGTAGTTTTCACATGAGCACATGTTATGAAAAACATATCAGCTATTCTATGTAAACACTAGCCAAATATTCAGAGTTCCTCCTGATTGTGTTTGATCACGAGTTTCTTCATATTACCTCTCTGAGTGGCCAGTCACAATGGTCATATTTAtatggtttttcaccggtgtgtttctTCATATGTCTGGTTAGGTAAGGCCTTTTGGCTGTTTTGTATCCATACTCCCAACACGCACATAGCTTCTCAATCTGTTCCtcataggggtgggtaccggtacaaaaaattcaggtccaggtacggtccaggtctggacctgaacatggACCTTATTATTTATGAATGGgcgatgctcaaaacaatggctTATTTCACTAAAAAttaatctgtttggtggagtattataTCTTCACctaaacaacgctaactgcctctgtcaAGTTGAACTGTAGAAACTCGGTAAACATGATTACAATGTAttaactctcctctacttcgctcttcgCATTATATCgttggaccaataagcctcaaaacacctGTTGCCGTAGTGCCGGTATAATAAGTACGTTTTAATAAGTGAATTTTTTTCAGTTCCCGTTtatctggaccggtccaacaagaaaaacaggTTTCTACCGTTACACCTAGTCTCTCATGTTTTACTATCATGTGTCTTGTTCTCCGGCTGGATCTACAGACTCAGGCATGTTGTTTGCACATCTACTACTGTGTTGGGTTCTGACATGCTTCTTTAGAGCGCATAGATGTGCAGACGAGAATTCACACTGCTCACAGATATATGCTTCCTCCCGAGTGTATGATTTCATATGTCTGTCTAAGCTGTATTTTATGGatgtagaatagtcacaatggtcacatttgtattgttttccagCTGGATTTACACATGTACTAGTGTGTTTGGTTCTAACATGCTTCTTCAGAGCGCCTCGATGTGCAGATGAGAattcacattggtcacacttgtaaggtttttcaccacTGTGTATCCTCATGTGTTTGTTTAGGTAAGGCTTTATAGCTGTACGGTAGTTACAGAGTTCACACACATAGGGTTTGTCATACCCTTCCGTGTGTTTGGTTATGACGTGTCTTTCCATATCAAACTTCCGTGGAGtggaatagtcacattggtcacatttgtggTTGTGGGCTTTCTCTGCTCCAGCATGGACTTTCTTATGTACAACTAAGTCAGACTTtatagctgtcctgtatccgcatTCTTCGCATAGGTAGGGTTTCTCATTGGTATGTCTTCTTGTGATGTGTTTGTCTAGATGgactttctgtgcagcagagtagtcacactggtcgcatttgtaaggtttttcacctgtatgaatTTTCATGTGATTGGTTTGTTGAGATTTTGTAGCCGTTCTGTGTCCGCATTCCGAGCAAACGTACGGTTTCTCGCCCATGTGTGTAGCAAAGATGTGCTTCTGTACATCGTACTTCGAGACAgaggaatagtcgcactggGTACATTTGTGGGGTTTCTCATCGGTGTGTCTTCTCATGTGTGACCTCAGGTCATTCTTAACAGCCGTCTTGTAACCGCACTCCTCGCAAACGTGCCGCTTCTCGCCACCGTGTCTCAACTTGTGCTCGTTTAAGGTGTTTGAGTTCGCTGCACtgtagtcgcactggtcacatttgtaaggtttctcaccggtgtgcgtTCTCTGATGCATCATGAGTCGGCTCTTCTCCAACGTTCTGTACCCACAGTGCTCACACAtatagggtctctcaccggtgtgcctTTTCTGGTGCCTCATTAGCTGATTCTTCTCtgttgttctgtacccacactgctCACATATGTAGGCTTTCTCACTATTGTGTGTTTTCATATGTCTGTCAAGGCTGTATTTTAAGagtgtagaatagtcacactggtcacatttgtattgTTCTACAGCTGTATTCAAAGATTCGGTGTGTTTGGTTATGACATGCTTCGTTAGACCGCCTTTATATGTAGACGAGAattcacacaggtcacacttgtaaggttttttaCCGCTGTGTATCATCATGTGTTTGTTTAGGTAAGGCTTTATAGCTGTATGGTAGTCACAAAACTCACAAACATAGGGTTTGTCATA
The sequence above is drawn from the Branchiostoma floridae strain S238N-H82 chromosome 17, Bfl_VNyyK, whole genome shotgun sequence genome and encodes:
- the LOC118405129 gene encoding oocyte zinc finger protein XlCOF6-like; translated protein: MQKLAGTAHIASMSNSHESTNPTVKHYKCDQCTYSTTKKSGFDKHVKTHTEDKPYMCEHCGYRTTKKYMLKKHLKTHSGERPFKCDTCEYAAATSATLKEHKLRHGGKKSLVCEECGYKTAVKSDLLSHIRRHTGEKPYKCDLCDYCAVQKSDVGKHVKSKHKGEKPYVCSECGHKMATKTQLTAHMKVHTGEKPYKCDQCDYCAASKAHLDKHVARRHSGEKPYTCDQCGYSTAVKSDLTAHIMRRHTTREKAHPREKALKEPHKCDQCDYSTARKCDLKRHVITKHMEQYDKPYVCEFCDYHTAIKPYLNKHMMIHSGKKPYKCDLCEFSSTYKGGLTKHVITKHTESLNTAVEQYKCDQCDYSTLLKYSLDRHMKTHNSEKAYICEQCGYRTTEKNQLMRHQKRHTGERPYMCEHCGYRTLEKSRLMMHQRTHTGEKPYKCDQCDYSAANSNTLNEHKLRHGGEKRHVCEECGYKTAVKNDLRSHMRRHTDEKPHKCTQCDYSSVSKYDVQKHIFATHMGEKPYVCSECGHRTATKSQQTNHMKIHTGEKPYKCDQCDYSAAQKVHLDKHITRRHTNEKPYLCEECGYRTAIKSDLVVHKKVHAGAEKAHNHKCDQCDYSTPRKFDMERHVITKHTEGYDKPYVCELCNYRTAIKPYLNKHMRIHSGEKPYKCDQCEFSSAHRGALKKHVRTKHTSTCVNPAGKQYKCDHCDYSTSIKYSLDRHMKSYTREEAYICEQCEFSSAHLCALKKHVRTQHSSRCANNMPESVDPAGEQDT
- the LOC118405174 gene encoding gastrula zinc finger protein XlCGF64.1-like; this encodes MEEPTCAPPIENLHVPTCHPEKETRYVLVDNQTADMKRQQDDDVSWTEMSIKPEERVSSPLHCKEKRTRFVGKYACKECGYVAPYKSHLSRHMRKHTGEKPYKCDQCDYSAAQKGDLDQHIMIKHTSERPHMCGECGYRTAVRSALSVHMRKHTGEKPYRCNQCEFSAARKGDLLQHVMINHTGEKPYICVECGYMTAVRANLSAHKRTHSSVKPYKCDKCEYSSTRKYCLKQHMNKHTGEKPYLCGECCYRTDTTANLYRHMKKHNR